The Streptococcus viridans genome includes a window with the following:
- a CDS encoding ATP-binding cassette domain-containing protein, whose translation MLTVTDVSLRFSDRKLFDDVNIKFTEGNTYGLIGANGAGKSTFLKILAGDIEPTTGHISLGPDERLSVLRQNHFDYEDERAIDVVIMGNEKLYSIMKEKDAIYMKEDFSDEDGVRAAELEGEFAELGGWEAESEASQLLQNLNIPEELHYQNMSELANGDKVKVLLAKALFGKPDVLLLDEPTNGLDIQSITWLEDFLIDFENTVIVVSHDRHFLNKVCTHMADLDFGKIKLYVGNYDFWKESSELAAKLLADRNAKAEEKIKQLQEFVARFSANASKSKQATSRKKMLDKIQLEEIVPSSRKYPFISFKAEREIGNDLLTVENLSVKIDGETILDNISFILRPGDKTALIGQNDIQTTALIRAIMGEIEYEGTVKWGVTTSRSYLPKDNSADFAGGESILDWLRQFASKEEDDNTFLRGFLGRMLFSGDEVNKPVNVLSGGEKVRVMLSKLMLLKSNVLVLDDPTNHLDLESISSLNDGLKNFKESIIFASHDHEFIQTLANHIIVLSKNGVIDRIDETYDEFLENQEVQAKVKELWKD comes from the coding sequence GTGCTAACAGTTACAGACGTCTCACTACGTTTTAGTGATCGTAAACTTTTTGATGATGTCAACATCAAATTTACAGAAGGAAATACCTATGGTTTGATTGGGGCCAATGGTGCTGGAAAATCAACCTTTTTAAAAATCTTAGCTGGGGATATTGAACCGACAACTGGTCATATTTCTCTTGGACCAGACGAACGTCTTTCTGTTCTTCGTCAAAATCACTTTGACTACGAAGATGAGCGTGCCATTGATGTCGTTATCATGGGAAATGAAAAACTTTATAGCATCATGAAGGAAAAAGATGCTATCTATATGAAGGAAGATTTTTCAGATGAAGACGGTGTCCGCGCAGCAGAACTTGAAGGAGAATTCGCTGAACTAGGTGGTTGGGAAGCGGAAAGTGAAGCTTCACAACTCCTCCAAAATCTGAATATTCCAGAAGAGCTCCACTACCAAAATATGAGTGAACTAGCAAATGGAGATAAAGTGAAAGTCCTCCTAGCCAAAGCTCTCTTTGGTAAACCAGACGTCCTTCTTTTGGACGAGCCGACCAACGGTCTTGATATTCAATCTATTACCTGGTTAGAAGATTTCTTGATTGATTTCGAGAATACCGTTATCGTTGTATCCCACGACCGTCACTTCTTGAATAAAGTATGTACCCACATGGCCGACCTAGACTTTGGAAAAATCAAACTCTATGTTGGTAACTATGATTTCTGGAAAGAATCATCTGAGCTAGCTGCCAAGTTGTTAGCAGACCGGAATGCCAAAGCAGAAGAAAAAATCAAACAATTACAAGAATTTGTGGCTCGTTTCTCTGCTAATGCGTCAAAATCAAAACAGGCAACTTCGCGTAAAAAGATGCTTGACAAGATTCAGTTAGAAGAAATTGTCCCATCTAGCCGAAAATACCCATTTATCAGCTTTAAAGCGGAGCGAGAAATTGGGAATGATCTGTTGACAGTAGAGAACTTATCTGTAAAGATTGACGGTGAAACTATTCTTGACAACATCAGCTTCATCTTACGTCCAGGTGACAAGACAGCTCTTATCGGACAAAACGACATCCAAACAACTGCCTTGATCCGCGCTATTATGGGTGAAATCGAATATGAAGGAACTGTCAAGTGGGGAGTTACAACGAGTCGCTCTTACTTACCAAAAGACAATTCAGCTGACTTTGCAGGTGGCGAGTCAATTCTTGACTGGCTCCGTCAATTCGCAAGTAAAGAAGAAGATGACAATACCTTCCTTCGTGGTTTCCTCGGACGCATGCTCTTTTCTGGAGACGAGGTTAACAAGCCTGTCAACGTCTTGTCAGGGGGAGAAAAAGTGCGCGTGATGCTTTCAAAACTCATGCTTTTGAAGTCAAACGTTCTTGTACTTGACGATCCTACAAATCACTTGGATTTGGAATCTATTTCAAGCTTGAACGATGGATTGAAAAACTTCAAAGAATCGATTATCTTTGCCAGTCACGACCATGAGTTTATTCAAACTCTTGCCAACCATATCATTGTTCTTTCAAAAAATGGTGTCATTGACCGGATTGATGAAACCTATGATGAATTCTTAGAAAACCAAGAAGTTCAAGCAAAAGTTAAAGAACTTTGGAAAGACTAA